Proteins from a single region of Drosophila biarmipes strain raj3 chromosome 3R, RU_DBia_V1.1, whole genome shotgun sequence:
- the LOC108031517 gene encoding uncharacterized protein LOC108031517 isoform X2 gives MKAAKRLRASTQEWCDRNSKPKVPVVQPFVRPEPTRWQKPGPMGRNEWANFHSSYQVDAMASEMLRKEQRLKGGKQSPDRKGKGSEPTSEDDDFLRENQERLSMPRWQRKKYIAPTPKEFPFRPHLTGRRTPRPERGRPVQKPTVPCCFQHVDLENEFWANMRFPISRKALLAYPSKKICELSRPRQLPRKPHCPVPVNLDDQMPRRRKMSPRQWRLHLQRLEFLSKPNPRVMAELVCCCYLPKQIIPKLQIR, from the exons atGAAGGCCGCAAAAAGGCTCCGGGCTTCGACGCAGGAGTGGTGCGATCGGAACTCCAAACCCAAGGTTCCGGTAGTCCAACCCTTCGTCCGCCCGGAACCCACACGGTGGCAAAAGCCGGGACCCATGGGCCGGAATGAGTGGGCCAACTTTCACAGTAGCTATCAAGTTGATGCCATGGCCAGTGAAATGTTACGTAAAGAACAAAGATTGAAAGGTGGCAAGCAAAGTCCAGACAG AAAAGGAAAAGGCAGCGAGCCGACATCCGAGGATGACGACTTTCTGAGAGAAAACCAAGAACGATTGAGTATGCCCCGTTGGCAGCGAAAAAAGTATATTGCCCCGACGCCAAAGGAGTTTCCCTTTCGACCTCACCTGACTGGTCGGAGGACTCCACGTCCGGAGCGCGGCAGACCTGTGCAAAAGCCAACGGTTCCGTGCTGCTTCCAGCACGTGGATCTAGAGAACGAGTTCTGGGCCAACATGCGATTCCCTATCTCCCGGAAGGCCCTCTTAGCCTATCCCAGCAAGAAGATCTGTGAACTGTCCCGACCACGGCAATTACCTCGAAAACCCCACTGCCCGGTGCCCGTTAATCTCGATGATCAGATGCCCAGGCGTCGGAAAATGTCTCCGCGGCAATGGCGTCTTCATCTCCAGCGTCTCGAATTTCTATCCAAACCAAATCCTCGGGTCATGGCGGAGCTAGTATGCTGCTGCTACTTGCCCAAGCAGATTATCCCTAAACTACAGATTCGTTAA
- the LOC108031519 gene encoding uncharacterized protein LOC108031519 produces MSIVQEDTKASVLSVVKPPPSWVEWCERNAKPIQRRLYRGKRYLTRWQTPGPMKKAHWKEFYEWAASRAMPKELPEPVRQPIPCSPKYLPCARKPRVIDPEEFQEKVTKLATPLERKMTPKHQYIYPVHTYSPIIVWGQPPLHDKGRPFKPPKKPCCFFNADIEDKWWAELRFPIRKAALKARITPRILSLSKPKITPQFPPHCYHPEHIYDVLTVKPPPRKKFTPQGWRLHQIRLLYLSKPVSRPEYEYFYM; encoded by the coding sequence ATGAGCATCGTGCAGGAGGACACCAAGGCGAGTGTGCTCAGCGTGGTGAAGCCGCCACCGAGTTGGGTGGAATGGTGCGAGCGGAACGCCAAGCCGATCCAGCGCCGTCTGTACCGGGGGAAGCGCTACCTGACCCGATGGCAGACCCCGGGACCGATGAAGAAGGCCCACTGGAAGGAGTTCTACGAGTGGGCCGCGTCCAGGGCCATGCCGAAGGAGCTGCCGGAGCCGGTCAGGCAGCCCATACCCTGCTCCCCAAAGTACTTGCCATGTGCTAGAAAGCCACGAGTTATCGATCCCGAAGAGTTTCAGGAGAAGGTGACCAAGCTGGCCACACCACTGGAGAGGAAAATGACGCCGAAGCACCAGTACATCTATCCTGTGCATACGTACTCCCCCATTATAGTTTGGGGACAGCCACCACTCCATGACAAGGGACGACCCTTCAAGCCCCCGAAAAAACCCTGCTGTTTCTTCAACGCCGACATCGAGGACAAATGGTGGGCCGAACTGCGCTTTCCCATCCGCAAGGCCGCCCTCAAGGCCAGGATAACTCCCCGCATCCTCAGCCTGTCGAAACCTAAGATCACCCCGCAATTCCCCCCACATTGCTATCATCCGGAGCATATCTACGATGTTCTGACTGTCAAGCCGCCGCCGAGGAAGAAGTTCACTCCCCAGGGATGGCGCCTCCACCAGATTCGACTGTTATATCTCTCCAAGCCTGTGTCTCGACCCGAGTACGAGTATTTTTATATGTGA
- the LOC108031517 gene encoding uncharacterized protein LOC108031517 isoform X1, translated as MKAAKRLRASTQEWCDRNSKPKVPVVQPFVRPEPTRWQKPGPMGRNEWANFHSSYQVDAMASEMLRKEQRLKGGKQSPDSLVSQSFTRKGKGSEPTSEDDDFLRENQERLSMPRWQRKKYIAPTPKEFPFRPHLTGRRTPRPERGRPVQKPTVPCCFQHVDLENEFWANMRFPISRKALLAYPSKKICELSRPRQLPRKPHCPVPVNLDDQMPRRRKMSPRQWRLHLQRLEFLSKPNPRVMAELVCCCYLPKQIIPKLQIR; from the exons atGAAGGCCGCAAAAAGGCTCCGGGCTTCGACGCAGGAGTGGTGCGATCGGAACTCCAAACCCAAGGTTCCGGTAGTCCAACCCTTCGTCCGCCCGGAACCCACACGGTGGCAAAAGCCGGGACCCATGGGCCGGAATGAGTGGGCCAACTTTCACAGTAGCTATCAAGTTGATGCCATGGCCAGTGAAATGTTACGTAAAGAACAAAGATTGAAAGGTGGCAAGCAAAGTCCAGACAG CCTTGTTTCCCAATCTTTTACTAGAAAAGGAAAAGGCAGCGAGCCGACATCCGAGGATGACGACTTTCTGAGAGAAAACCAAGAACGATTGAGTATGCCCCGTTGGCAGCGAAAAAAGTATATTGCCCCGACGCCAAAGGAGTTTCCCTTTCGACCTCACCTGACTGGTCGGAGGACTCCACGTCCGGAGCGCGGCAGACCTGTGCAAAAGCCAACGGTTCCGTGCTGCTTCCAGCACGTGGATCTAGAGAACGAGTTCTGGGCCAACATGCGATTCCCTATCTCCCGGAAGGCCCTCTTAGCCTATCCCAGCAAGAAGATCTGTGAACTGTCCCGACCACGGCAATTACCTCGAAAACCCCACTGCCCGGTGCCCGTTAATCTCGATGATCAGATGCCCAGGCGTCGGAAAATGTCTCCGCGGCAATGGCGTCTTCATCTCCAGCGTCTCGAATTTCTATCCAAACCAAATCCTCGGGTCATGGCGGAGCTAGTATGCTGCTGCTACTTGCCCAAGCAGATTATCCCTAAACTACAGATTCGTTAA
- the LOC108031517 gene encoding uncharacterized protein LOC108031517 isoform X3, whose amino-acid sequence MPRWQRKKYIAPTPKEFPFRPHLTGRRTPRPERGRPVQKPTVPCCFQHVDLENEFWANMRFPISRKALLAYPSKKICELSRPRQLPRKPHCPVPVNLDDQMPRRRKMSPRQWRLHLQRLEFLSKPNPRVMAELVCCCYLPKQIIPKLQIR is encoded by the coding sequence ATGCCCCGTTGGCAGCGAAAAAAGTATATTGCCCCGACGCCAAAGGAGTTTCCCTTTCGACCTCACCTGACTGGTCGGAGGACTCCACGTCCGGAGCGCGGCAGACCTGTGCAAAAGCCAACGGTTCCGTGCTGCTTCCAGCACGTGGATCTAGAGAACGAGTTCTGGGCCAACATGCGATTCCCTATCTCCCGGAAGGCCCTCTTAGCCTATCCCAGCAAGAAGATCTGTGAACTGTCCCGACCACGGCAATTACCTCGAAAACCCCACTGCCCGGTGCCCGTTAATCTCGATGATCAGATGCCCAGGCGTCGGAAAATGTCTCCGCGGCAATGGCGTCTTCATCTCCAGCGTCTCGAATTTCTATCCAAACCAAATCCTCGGGTCATGGCGGAGCTAGTATGCTGCTGCTACTTGCCCAAGCAGATTATCCCTAAACTACAGATTCGTTAA
- the LOC108031516 gene encoding uncharacterized protein LOC108031516 — MTSEPFFGTYSAKTKSAEPSIAPVDSYHYFDSEAVQLKSKAQLQQQRPPPPWAAWCDRNSKPVNRKRPRVMRKLTKWQKNGPMSKKDWKHFCAWAAFRAKPREPELQKPAKPPCQAKYLPCARKKRQLDEDEVLERMLMLAKPRKITEKYNMTDRPPTYSPAIIWGKPAHRDPGRPFEPPHVPNCFPNDELEADFWAQLRFPVRQAALLGKVTPRILSLAKPRTYPPIPHCPIPEKIPDPLDVPPPPRKKFTNREWRLHQIRLIYLSKPVTRNEVDYLFYSI, encoded by the coding sequence atgacaaGTGAACCTTTCTTTGGAACCTACTCGGCTAAAACGAAGAGTGCCGAGCCGTCGATAGCGCCGGTAGACTCCTACCATTATTTCGATTCGGAAGCGgtgcaattaaaatcaaagGCGCAATTGCAGCAGCAACGACCTCCGCCTCCTTGGGCGGCATGGTGCGATCGGAACTCGAAGCCGGTGAACCGCAAGAGGCCTCGTGTGATGCGAAAGCTGACCAAGTGGCAGAAGAACGGACCGATGTCCAAAAAGGACTGGAAGCACTTCTGCGCCTGGGCTGCCTTTCGAGCGAAGCCCAGGGAGCCAGAGCTCCAGAAACCTGCGAAACCCCCATGCCAGGCCAAATACCTGCCCTGCGCCCGAAAGAAGCGACAActggacgaggacgaggtgCTGGAAAGAATGCTGATGCTGGCCAAACCCCGAAAGATCACCGAGAAGTACAACATGACAGACCGACCGCCAACCTACTCCCCGGCGATCATTTGGGGTAAACCAGCGCATCGCGATCCCGGCAGACCCTTTGAGCCTCCCCACGTTCCCAACTGTTTTCCCAACGACGAACTGGAGGCAGACTTCTGGGCGCAGCTAAGGTTTCCCGTGCGGCAGGCAGCCCTCTTGGGCAAGGTGACGCCCCGCATCCTGAGTCTGGCCAAACCACGGACGTATCCACCGATTCCACACTGTCCCATTCCGGAAAAGATACCGGATCCTTTGGATGTTCCACCGCCACCAAGGAAGAAGTTCACCAACCGGGAATGGCGACTGCACCAGATCCGACTCATATATCTGTCCAAGCCGGTTACGAGGAATGAGGTGGATTACTTATTTTATAGCATTTAA